One genomic region from Mesorhizobium terrae encodes:
- a CDS encoding efflux RND transporter permease subunit codes for MTRNISAWAIRKPIPTIVLFVVLTFAGMAAFMRLPINANPNVSFPIVTVTVTQASAAPAELETQVTRRVEGAASGLPGVNHIRSTISTGVSTTTVEFKIGTDPDRATTDVREAVTQIRSDLPQSIQEPVISRVDVDGSAILYYTIRAPRLSPVELSWFVDDTVNRELLAVPGVQKVQRLGGVNREIRVSLDPDKLLALGVTADQVNSTLRDMNANIPGGRGTIGGREQAIRALGSVKTVEELSQLSVPLPGNRWVRLADIATVADTSAEPRSFARLDGEQVVGFSVSRAKGYSDTTVAEAAKGRIAEIQARTPDIEMKEMISTVQYTMESYDAASTALVEGAILTVVVVFLFLRNWRATLISALAMPLSILPTFAIMALLGFTLNSISLLALTLVIGILVDDAIVEIENIERHIHMGKRPYIASIEAADAIGLAVVATTLTIVAVFAPVSFIGGAVGQYFKQFGLTVAIAVLFSLLVARLLTPLMAAYLMQPAAHPTHADAAPSTFSAGYLKLLGWTLDHRKTALGIVAVIFAGSLGLLTLLPTGFLPTSDGNLSQVKVTLPPGTRLPETESVTDGIVKQLMTRPEVEAVLATSESVNEANLLIRLTPRSERKLNRKSFEMEVRPILAATPDIQFTFLSDGGGKEVSIYLVGEDAVQLSDAARKLEMEMRGLPQLANVLSTEPPLAPELIVKPRPDEAARLGVSSATLGTVARIATLGETDANSAQFNLGNRQVPIRVMLDTSARADLETLRKLRVSTSRGKMVPLTSVADISFGAEEGQAERLNRKRLVAIEANLNGVTLGTAMAAIAELPAYKQLPAGVTLAEYGDAEYMAEMFRNFALAVLGGVLMVAAVLMLLFKDFLQPVTILIALPLSLGGAALALLLAGSALDLSSTIGILMLMGIVGKNSILLVDYAIEARREGLDRRAALLKAGTTRARPIIMTTIAMVAGMVPAAIGVGADAGFRAPMAIAVIGGLITSTLLSLVFVPVMFTVMDDLKNWLARRLKPLTSVTEADRLQGELLARRQAEMPGS; via the coding sequence ATGACCCGCAACATTTCCGCCTGGGCGATCCGCAAGCCGATCCCTACCATCGTCCTGTTTGTCGTCCTGACCTTTGCTGGCATGGCCGCGTTCATGCGGCTGCCGATCAACGCCAACCCGAATGTCTCCTTCCCGATCGTGACGGTGACGGTGACGCAAGCCAGCGCCGCGCCCGCCGAACTGGAAACGCAGGTGACGCGCCGCGTCGAGGGTGCGGCCTCCGGCCTTCCCGGCGTCAATCATATCCGTTCGACGATCAGCACCGGCGTCTCGACGACAACGGTCGAGTTCAAGATCGGCACCGATCCCGACCGCGCCACCACCGACGTTCGCGAGGCGGTCACGCAGATCCGCTCGGATCTGCCGCAATCGATCCAGGAACCGGTGATCTCGCGCGTCGATGTCGACGGCAGCGCCATCCTCTATTACACGATCAGGGCACCGCGCCTGTCGCCCGTCGAGCTGTCGTGGTTCGTCGACGATACCGTCAATCGCGAACTGCTCGCGGTCCCGGGCGTGCAGAAGGTGCAGCGGCTTGGCGGCGTCAACCGCGAAATCCGCGTGTCGCTCGATCCGGACAAGCTGCTGGCCCTCGGCGTCACCGCCGACCAGGTCAATTCGACCTTGCGCGACATGAACGCCAACATTCCCGGCGGACGTGGCACGATTGGCGGGCGAGAGCAGGCGATCCGGGCGCTGGGCAGCGTCAAGACCGTCGAGGAACTGTCGCAGCTTTCCGTCCCCCTGCCCGGCAATCGCTGGGTGCGACTGGCAGACATCGCCACCGTAGCCGACACTTCGGCCGAGCCGCGCAGCTTCGCCCGGCTGGACGGCGAACAAGTAGTCGGCTTTTCGGTTTCACGCGCCAAGGGCTACAGCGACACCACCGTCGCCGAGGCCGCGAAAGGGCGTATCGCCGAGATTCAGGCGCGCACCCCCGACATCGAGATGAAGGAAATGATCTCGACGGTGCAATATACGATGGAAAGTTATGACGCCGCCTCGACCGCTCTGGTCGAGGGCGCGATCCTGACCGTCGTCGTGGTGTTCCTGTTCCTGCGCAATTGGCGCGCGACGCTGATCTCGGCGCTGGCGATGCCGCTTTCCATCCTGCCGACCTTTGCCATCATGGCGCTGCTCGGCTTCACGCTGAACTCGATCAGCCTGCTGGCCCTGACGCTGGTCATCGGCATCCTGGTGGACGACGCCATCGTCGAGATCGAGAACATCGAACGCCACATCCATATGGGCAAGCGGCCCTATATCGCTTCGATCGAGGCGGCCGATGCGATCGGCCTGGCGGTGGTCGCCACCACGCTCACCATCGTTGCTGTTTTCGCGCCCGTCAGTTTCATCGGTGGTGCGGTCGGTCAGTATTTCAAGCAATTCGGCCTGACGGTCGCTATCGCCGTGCTGTTCTCGCTGCTCGTTGCCCGCTTGCTGACACCGTTGATGGCCGCCTACCTGATGCAGCCGGCGGCGCACCCCACCCACGCCGACGCTGCGCCGTCCACCTTTTCCGCAGGCTATCTCAAGCTGCTCGGCTGGACGCTCGACCATCGCAAGACCGCTCTGGGCATCGTCGCGGTGATCTTCGCCGGCTCCCTTGGGCTTTTGACCCTTTTGCCGACCGGCTTCCTGCCAACCAGCGACGGCAATCTCTCGCAGGTCAAAGTGACCCTGCCGCCCGGAACCAGGCTGCCCGAGACGGAGAGCGTGACCGATGGCATCGTCAAGCAACTCATGACACGACCCGAGGTAGAGGCCGTTCTCGCCACCTCGGAAAGCGTCAACGAGGCAAACCTGCTCATCCGGCTGACACCGCGCAGCGAACGCAAGCTTAACCGCAAATCGTTCGAGATGGAGGTGCGGCCGATCTTGGCCGCGACACCCGACATCCAATTCACCTTCCTGTCCGACGGCGGCGGCAAGGAGGTCTCGATCTATCTCGTCGGCGAGGACGCGGTGCAACTTTCCGACGCGGCGCGGAAACTGGAAATGGAGATGCGCGGGCTGCCGCAATTGGCGAACGTGCTGTCCACCGAGCCCCCGCTCGCGCCGGAGCTGATAGTAAAACCCCGCCCCGACGAAGCCGCCCGTCTGGGCGTCTCCTCGGCAACGCTCGGCACCGTCGCCCGCATCGCCACATTGGGCGAGACCGACGCCAATTCGGCGCAGTTCAATCTCGGCAACCGCCAGGTGCCGATCCGCGTGATGCTGGACACATCGGCCAGGGCCGATCTGGAGACGCTGCGCAAGCTGCGCGTCAGCACGTCGAGAGGCAAGATGGTACCCTTGACCTCGGTTGCCGACATCTCGTTCGGAGCCGAGGAAGGCCAGGCCGAAAGGCTGAATCGCAAGCGGCTGGTGGCCATCGAAGCCAATCTCAACGGCGTGACGCTGGGCACCGCGATGGCCGCGATTGCCGAGCTGCCGGCCTACAAGCAATTACCGGCGGGCGTCACGCTGGCCGAATATGGCGACGCCGAATACATGGCCGAGATGTTCCGCAACTTCGCGCTCGCTGTGCTGGGCGGCGTGCTGATGGTGGCGGCGGTGCTGATGCTCCTGTTCAAGGACTTCCTGCAGCCGGTGACCATCCTCATCGCGCTGCCGCTGTCGCTTGGCGGCGCGGCACTGGCATTGCTGCTGGCCGGTTCGGCGCTCGACCTGTCTTCGACCATCGGCATCCTGATGCTGATGGGCATCGTCGGCAAGAACTCGATCCTGCTAGTCGACTACGCGATCGAGGCGCGGCGCGAAGGCCTCGACCGACGCGCCGCCTTGTTGAAGGCCGGAACGACGCGGGCGCGGCCGATCATCATGACCACCATCGCCATGGTGGCCGGCATGGTGCCCGCCGCGATCGGCGTCGGTGCTGACGCCGGCTTCCGCGCCCCGATGGCGATCGCCGTCATCGGCGGCCTGATCACCTCGACGCTTCTGTCGCTCGTCTTCGTGCCGGTGATGTTCACCGTCATGGACGACCTGAAGAACTGGCTGGCCCGCAGGCTAAAGCCACTCACCTCGGTGACGGAAGCCGACCGGCTCCAGGGAGAACTGCTTGCTAGGCGGCAAGCCGAAATGCCGGGCTCTTAA
- a CDS encoding efflux RND transporter periplasmic adaptor subunit — translation MRDVPHFVRAAAASFSLLLAGTSPLLADGASAAASAQPTLSQRTVSTLIAERQPAEWTLTFTGVLVARDEIAVGTAQQDQRIASVEVEVGQRVTAGQVLVRLETAMLENKLREAEGRVARSKASLAQQEATLAQARAALDRAERLKLSRIISEQTYEERTSTVAVATQGVAVQRAENAEAEAQRAEATRQLERAIIRASADGVVSERQARAGAQAGAEPLVRIIRDGLVEFAAEIPEADLPSLAVGQPVKIRLAGRTSEIGGTVRVVAPKIDRETRLGAAQIALDTNEPLFAGAFGRAEVVFAKREAIVVADSALVYGRGTDDSAVFVVESGRVQRRPVETGLRKSGKVEIRTGLEPGERIVAKAGAALREGDAVTVVDLVPAAGSVKR, via the coding sequence ATGCGTGACGTCCCTCACTTCGTTCGGGCAGCCGCGGCCTCGTTTTCCCTTCTGCTGGCGGGCACAAGCCCGCTGCTGGCCGACGGCGCTTCCGCAGCCGCGTCGGCACAGCCGACATTGTCGCAGCGCACCGTTTCGACCCTGATCGCCGAGCGGCAGCCGGCCGAATGGACGCTGACCTTCACCGGTGTCCTGGTGGCCCGCGACGAGATTGCGGTCGGCACAGCGCAACAGGACCAGCGCATCGCCTCCGTGGAGGTCGAGGTCGGCCAGCGGGTTACCGCCGGCCAGGTGCTGGTCAGGCTGGAAACGGCGATGCTGGAAAACAAGTTGCGCGAGGCGGAAGGCCGCGTCGCCCGCAGCAAGGCGTCACTCGCCCAGCAGGAAGCAACCCTGGCACAGGCGCGGGCGGCGCTCGATCGTGCGGAGCGGCTGAAGCTGAGCCGTATCATTTCCGAACAGACCTATGAGGAGCGCACCTCCACCGTGGCCGTTGCAACGCAGGGCGTGGCCGTGCAGCGCGCCGAAAACGCCGAAGCGGAAGCGCAGCGCGCAGAAGCGACGCGGCAGTTGGAACGCGCCATCATTCGCGCGTCGGCAGACGGCGTGGTCTCGGAACGGCAGGCGCGCGCCGGCGCACAGGCCGGCGCCGAGCCGCTGGTGCGCATCATCCGCGACGGGTTGGTGGAGTTCGCCGCGGAAATCCCGGAAGCAGACCTGCCGTCGCTGGCGGTCGGCCAACCGGTCAAGATCAGGCTGGCCGGACGGACAAGCGAGATCGGCGGCACCGTGCGCGTTGTGGCGCCGAAGATCGATCGCGAAACCCGGCTCGGCGCGGCGCAGATCGCGCTCGACACCAACGAACCGCTGTTCGCCGGCGCTTTTGGCAGGGCCGAAGTGGTGTTTGCCAAGCGCGAAGCCATCGTCGTCGCCGACAGCGCGCTGGTCTATGGGCGCGGTACCGACGATTCCGCTGTTTTCGTTGTCGAAAGCGGCCGCGTGCAACGACGCCCGGTCGAGACCGGCTTGCGCAAGAGTGGCAAGGTTGAAATCCGGACCGGGCTTGAACCAGGTGAGCGCATCGTCGCCAAGGCAGGGGCCGCCCTGCGCGAAGGCGACGCCGTCACCGTCGTCGACCTGGTGCCGGCCGCCGGGAGCGTGAAGCGATGA
- a CDS encoding TetR/AcrR family transcriptional regulator: protein MRKVDPEKHEAKRRQILEAAVACFARKGFHRTSTAEICAEAGMSPGNLFHYFPTKQSIIAAIVEEERRQTADYFEGINPSSDLFAELLDFMDIVLELASDPTYLKLALEIAAEAIRDEEIGNLVAKTDTELQTALNTLLRNAAARGLVDPTLDPADSARWIAALVDGIFSRVAVDPGFSPLEQRPMLRLLITRFLRPGAAPATA from the coding sequence ATGCGCAAGGTCGACCCCGAGAAGCACGAAGCAAAACGTCGGCAGATTCTTGAGGCTGCGGTCGCTTGTTTCGCGCGCAAGGGCTTCCATCGCACCTCTACGGCCGAGATTTGCGCCGAAGCCGGCATGAGCCCGGGCAATCTCTTCCACTATTTCCCGACCAAGCAGTCGATCATCGCCGCTATCGTCGAGGAGGAACGGCGCCAGACCGCCGACTACTTCGAGGGCATCAATCCCTCTTCGGACCTCTTTGCCGAGTTGCTCGATTTCATGGACATCGTGCTCGAACTGGCATCGGATCCGACCTACCTCAAGCTCGCGCTCGAAATCGCCGCCGAGGCCATTCGTGACGAGGAGATCGGCAACCTCGTCGCCAAAACCGACACTGAACTGCAAACGGCTCTGAACACGCTGTTGCGCAATGCCGCCGCGCGCGGCCTTGTCGATCCGACGCTGGATCCGGCCGACAGCGCGCGCTGGATCGCGGCGCTGGTCGACGGCATTTTCAGCCGCGTCGCCGTCGACCCTGGCTTCAGCCCGCTGGAGCAGCGGCCGATGCTGCGGCTTCTCATCACGCGCTTCCTGCGGCCGGGTGCTGCGCCGGCGACCGCCTGA